One segment of Brassica napus cultivar Da-Ae chromosome C3, Da-Ae, whole genome shotgun sequence DNA contains the following:
- the LOC111203793 gene encoding uncharacterized protein At5g23160-like gives MAKTEKRARERTVSSSYFLGCFGLSRKIYSDKAKVAAEVGCEMKKKKKRSRWLLCSKFRSKNREIKPVPIEETEITTSSVEDETDKEKPVSLISRITTDRTNVLADDKAVNQESKETKPKELRDVTTDRSKPIELLASSREDTRPERISIMNPSRETTGSRVRKFDPVIGISVIILTLVIMLVWGRLFAILCTSAWCYSLPRLRNVAALVKRSASDGSARLNS, from the exons ATGGCGAAAACCGAGAAGAGAGCCAGAGAAAGAACCGTGTCTTCTTCGTATTTTCTAGGATGTTTTGGACTCTCCCGGAAAATATACTCCGACAAGGCGAAGGTTGCGGCGGAAGTGGGTTgcgagatgaagaagaaaaagaagcgAAGTCGGTGGCTTCTATGTTCTAAGTTTCGCTCTAAGAACAGAGAGATCAAACCGGTGCCGATCGAGGAAACGGAGATAACTACTTCAAGTGTAGAAGATGAAACTGATAAGGAGAAGCCCGTTTCACTGATAAGTCGTATCACTACTGATCGTACGAATGTTCTGGCTGATGATAAGGCCGTGAATCAGGAATCCAAAGAG ACAAAACCGAAGGAGTTACGAGACGTAACCACCGACCGATCAAAACCCATTGAACTGTTGGCTTCCTCTAGAGAAGACACGCGTCCTGAACGAATATCCATCATGAACCCGTCTCGGGAAACAACCGGTTCACGGGTCAGAAAGTTTGACCCGGTTATTGGAATTTCGGTCATTATATTGACGCTGGTGATCATGTTAGTTTGGGGTCGACTCTTTGCGATTCTCTGTACATCCGCTTGGTGTTATTCTCTACCTCGTCTCAGAAACGTGGCCGCGTTGGTAAAACGCAGCGCTAGCGACGGTTCTGCACGTTTGAATTCTTAG
- the LOC106384979 gene encoding serine carboxypeptidase-like 35, with protein sequence MAMKKKALWLLCVLVLPAIALGRNPEKKATASFGRKEDDLVTGLPGQPPVNFRHYAGYVNLGPRQKQKALFYWFFEAQRNSSGRPLVLWLNGGPGCSSIAYGAAQELGPFLVRSSGSNLTFNKFSWNKEANMLFLEAPVGVGFSYTNNSMDLHKLGDQVSAEDSLAFLINWFMKFPEYRSNEFYIAGESYAGHYVPQLANAIYDRNKKVTRGSHINLKGFMIGNAVINEETDMAGLVDYAWSHAIVSDEIHSNIHGMCRFEEEQTSNQTVECTDNFKAFMEAYSDIDIYSIYTPVCLSSYSSSFSPRKPKLIVSPRLLTSHDLWDSLPAGYDPCTEGYAENYFNRKDVQVALHANVTNLPYPYTPCSGVIRRWNDAPPTVIPIIQKLLAGGLRIWIYSGDTDGRVPVTSTRYSIKKMRPKVESPWRSWFHKSQVAGWVETYAGGLTFATVRGAGHQVPVFAPAQSLSLFSHFLSSTPLPSKRF encoded by the exons ATGGCGATGAAGAAGAAAGCACTTTGGCTACTATGCGTCCTGGTGTTACCGGCGATAGCCTTGGGCAGGAATCCTGAGAAGAAGGCAACGGCTTCGTTCGGGAGGAAGGAAGATGACCTGGTAACCGGTTTGCCTGGCCAACCACCGGTTAACTTCAGACATTACGCCGGCTACGTGAATCTCGGGCCACGACAGAAGCAAAAGGCACTTTTCTACTGGTTCTTTGAAGCCCAACGAAACTCCTCAGGTCGTCCTCTTGTCCTCTGGCTCAACGGAG GACCTGGTTGTTCATCGATAGCCTATGGAGCTGCACAAGAACTAGGCCCTTTCCTTGTTCGCTCCAGCGGTAGCAACCTTACCTTCAATAAGTTCTCTTGGAACAAAG AGGCCAATATGTTGTTCTTGGAAGCACCGGTTGGGGTTGGGTTCTCGTATACCAATAACTCAATGGATCTTCATAAGCTTGGAGATCAAGTTAGTGCAGAGGATTCTCTTGCTTTCTTGATCAACTGGTTCATGAAATTTCCAGAGTACCGATCCAACGAGTTTTACATCGCCGGAGAGAGTTACGCCG GTCACTACGTTCCACAACTTGCGAATGCCATTTACGACAGGAACAAGAAGGTTACAAGAGGCTCGCACATCAATCTCAAGGGTTTCATG ATTGGTAACGCGGTGATCAATGAGGAAACAGACATGGCAGGACTAGTGGACTACGCATGGAGTCACGCTATAGTATCTGACGAGATCCACAGCAACATCCATGGCATGTGCCGTTTTGAGGAAGAGCAAACGAGCAACCAGACCGTAGAATGTACCGACAATTTCAAAGCTTTCATGGAAGCTTACAGCGATATCGATATATACAGCATCTATACTCCCGTTTGCCTCTCCTCTTATTCGTCGTCTTTTTCTCCAAGAAAACCTAAACTCATTGTGTCTCCTCGTCTCCTAACTTCACAC GACTTGTGGGATAGCTTGCCGGCTGGGTATGATCCATGCACTGAAGGTTATGCCGAGAACTATTTTAATCGGAAAGATGTGCAGGTTGCACTTCATGCGAACGTTACAAACCTTCCTTATCCGTACACTCCATGCAG CGGGGTAATAAGGAGGTGGAACGATGCTCCTCCCACCGTGATTCCCATCATACAGAAGCTTTTGGCAGGCGGCCTCCGCATCTGGATCTATAG TGGAGATACGGATGGGAGAGTTCCAGTAACATCTACACGTTATAGCATAAAGAAGATGAGACCTAAGGTGGAGTCACCATGGAGGTCATGGTTCCACAAGAGTCAAGTAGCTGGATGGGTTGAGACTTACGCCGGAGGATTAACTTTTGCAACCGTGAGAGGAGCCGGTCATCAGGTTCCGGTCTTTGCTCCAGCCCAATCTCTTTCCTTGTTCTCTCACTTCCTTTCTTCCACCCCTTTGCCTTCAAAACGTTTCTGA
- the LOC106384978 gene encoding porphobilinogen deaminase, chloroplastic yields MDISTSSFHRAHKVSLLRRQPSSPVNSVSVIGFSLPRITSPSLDKCRRKRSSFGVVRACVAVEEKTRTAIIRIGTRGSPLALAQAYESRAKLQAKHPELTSEGAIHIEIIKTTGDKILSQPLADIGGKGLFTKEIDEALINGHIDIAVHSMKDVPTYLPEKTILPCNLVREDVRDAFICLTAASLAELPAGSVVGTASLRRKSQILHKYPSLAVEENFRGNVQTRLSKLQGGKVHATLLALAGLKRLSMTENVASVLSLDEMLPAVAQGAIGIACRTEDDKMASYLASLNHEETRLAVACERAFLETLDGSCRTPIAGYAAKDEEGNCYFRGLVASPDGTRVLETSRKGPYVFEDMVKMGKDAGQELLSLAGPGFFGN; encoded by the exons ATGGATATCTCTACTTCCTCTTTCCATCGAGCTCACAAAGTCTCTCTCTTGCGTCGTCAACCCTCTTCCCCGGTCAACTCTGTCTCCGTTATCGGATTCTCGCTTCCTCGGATCACTTCTCCTTCTCTGGATAAATGTCGCCGGAAACGGAGCTCTTTTGGCGTTGTTAGAGCTTGTGTTGCTGTGGAAGAGAAGACACGAACTGCTATCATCAGAATTGGCACAAGGGGAAG TCCTTTAGCACTTGCTCAAGCCTACGAGTCACGAGCCAAGCTCCAAGCGAAACACCCAGAGCTCACTTCAGAAGGAGCCATCCACATCGAGATAATCAAAACAACCGGTGACAAGATCCTCTCTCAGCCGCTTGCTGACATCGGTGGGAAAGGTCTCTTCACCAAAGAAATAGACGAGGCGTTAATAAACGGTCACATCGACATAGCTGTGCATTCGATGAAGGATGTCCCTACTTATCTACCCGAGAAAACGATTCTACCTTGCAACTTAGTGCGTGAGGATGTCAGAGATGCGTTTATCTGTCTGACTGCAGCTTCGTTAGCTGAGCTTCCGGCTGGAAGCGTTGTGGGAACAGCTTCTCTCAGGAGAAAGTCGCAGATACTCCACAAGTATCCTTCATTAGCT GTCGAAGAGAACTTTAGAGGGAATGTGCAGACAAGACTATCAAAGCTTCAAGGAGGAAAAGTCCATGCTACTCTATTGGCATTAGCTGGTCTCAAGAGGTTGAGTATGACAGAGAATGTCGCATCGGTCTTGTCTCTCGATGAAATGCTTCCTGCTGTTGCTCAAGGAGCTATTGGAATCGCCTGCAGAACGGAGGATGATAAAATG GCGAGTTACTTAGCATCGCTGAACCACGAGGAGACAAGGCTAGCGGTTGCATGCGAGAGAGCGTTTCTTGAGACGCTGGATGGCTCATGCCGTACTCCTATCGCTGGATACGCTGCCAAGGACGAAGAAGGCAACTGCTATTTCAGAGGGTTGGTTGCTTCCCCTGACGGTACTCGAG TTCTTGAGACCTCAAGAAAAGGTCCGTATGTGTTTGAAGACATGGTCAAGATGGGGAAAGACGCTGGACAGGAGCTGCTTTCTCTTGCTGGTCCTGGCTTCTTCGGAAACTAA